The following are encoded together in the Blastocatellia bacterium genome:
- a CDS encoding sigma-70 family RNA polymerase sigma factor, which translates to MVSKESNNETSQLLEIAKQAAIKHLFVYYKEMPPVTIKIFLACISQATILKKEERFSLSNRPSIRSLASSCNLSKDTVQKAIQYLTERGLLDEDQPTLMLDKATKYFNYSYLEEKITLLENDNDKDKSSEDTFLEEFDKKSLITLENKLDDELILLYQKGVKESFTEIYNRYFESVRIQICKQLPEGESYDLAQEVFLELMEKLKTFQVNGQAKFSTWIYKFTKLFLANARRKIKREVQLSEDFDIEEVIRLTSPQKQITPYLLTLDKIHQECVLLHYYEGLSYENISVKLGIDKKLVRTYLQTARRHIRSLLNTEKNKIINDKYIENKVNKKLDEKLDKKLDNLLYNKFFYSTLENKAIEVKKIGGSFVVCILYWNLTKNYDTLDSSVVEKLSSLIINNIRNIEDQAFNLGEQYFAIVFSNIYINNAKNLIRIIMDNAKEELELYLEMSCLMSEYKPNKSLKIMLKTLQTKLQIATLYTDTIFFVD; encoded by the coding sequence ATGGTTTCTAAAGAAAGTAATAATGAAACTAGCCAACTACTTGAAATAGCAAAACAAGCTGCTATAAAACACCTTTTTGTTTACTACAAAGAGATGCCACCTGTCACAATCAAAATTTTTCTTGCTTGTATATCTCAAGCTACAATTCTTAAAAAAGAAGAAAGATTTTCTTTAAGTAATCGTCCAAGTATACGTTCACTTGCTAGTAGTTGTAATTTAAGTAAAGATACAGTACAAAAAGCAATACAATATTTAACTGAAAGAGGTTTGTTAGATGAAGATCAACCTACTTTAATGTTAGATAAAGCTACAAAATATTTTAATTACAGTTATTTAGAGGAAAAAATAACTTTATTAGAAAATGATAATGACAAAGATAAATCCAGTGAAGACACTTTTTTAGAAGAATTTGATAAAAAAAGTTTAATTACTTTAGAAAACAAATTAGATGATGAATTAATTTTGCTTTATCAGAAAGGAGTTAAAGAGAGTTTTACAGAAATTTATAATAGGTACTTTGAAAGTGTAAGAATACAAATTTGCAAGCAATTACCAGAAGGTGAGTCCTATGATCTAGCACAAGAAGTTTTTTTAGAGTTAATGGAAAAATTAAAAACTTTTCAAGTAAATGGTCAAGCTAAATTTTCCACTTGGATATATAAATTTACTAAATTATTTTTAGCTAATGCGCGTCGTAAGATAAAACGGGAAGTCCAATTATCAGAAGACTTTGATATAGAAGAGGTAATTCGTCTAACTAGTCCACAAAAGCAAATAACGCCATATTTACTTACTTTAGACAAAATTCATCAAGAATGTGTGCTTCTCCATTATTATGAGGGATTATCTTATGAAAATATTAGTGTTAAGTTGGGTATTGACAAAAAATTAGTTCGCACTTATCTACAAACTGCACGCCGTCATATAAGGTCTTTACTAAATACTGAAAAAAATAAAATAATTAATGATAAGTATATAGAAAATAAAGTTAATAAAAAACTAGATGAAAAATTAGATAAAAAACTAGATAATTTACTATATAATAAGTTTTTTTATTCTACTTTAGAAAATAAAGCTATTGAAGTTAAAAAAATAGGTGGAAGTTTTGTAGTTTGTATTCTTTATTGGAATTTAACTAAGAATTATGATACTTTAGATAGTAGCGTTGTAGAAAAACTATCTAGCCTTATAATAAATAATATAAGAAATATTGAAGATCAGGCTTTTAATTTAGGCGAGCAATATTTTGCTATTGTCTTTTCAAATATATATATAAATAATGCTAAAAACCTTATAAGAATAATAATGGATAATGCTAAAGAGGAATTGGAACTATATTTGGAAATGTCTTGTTTAATGAGTGAATATAAACCTAATAAATCGCTTAAAATAATGTTAAAAACTCTACAAACAAAACTTCAAATAGCAACTCTATATACAGATACTATTTTTTTTGTAGACTAA
- a CDS encoding oligopeptide transporter, OPT family, whose amino-acid sequence MKKNPDKKKASNPEKIAKTTPLTKPGTNEARQEIIELTVKAVAVGIIFGIIFGAANAYLGLRVGLTVSTSIPISVLSIAVFRLGVSIWGKSTILEANLAQTIGSASSSLAAGTIFTIPALFLWNSPPQYWQVAILALLGGILGVCAMIPLRKLLIVQADAELPYPEGRACAEVLKASKGDAAGSKWIFIGLGAGIIIKLSLGLLHLTPELIEYNLPWLPKAVLAIEVAPALMAVGYIVGYRASGIMVSGSLIAATVLIPLFAIIGDSLTAPLFPEVLRNKIPIREMAAGQIWSSYVRYIGAGAVAAAGTIAVLTALPTMFSSIKAIVSGLSKDKNDVNTPNNRLDTDLPGGVIIAGVILVILVLALVPGLLAGNLSLVQRLVAAGGVAIFGILFVAVSSRIVGLIGVSSNPTSGMTLVTLLATSAIFVF is encoded by the coding sequence ATGAAAAAAAATCCTGATAAGAAAAAAGCTTCAAATCCTGAAAAAATAGCTAAAACTACACCATTAACAAAGCCAGGTACAAATGAAGCTAGACAAGAAATAATCGAATTAACCGTTAAGGCTGTGGCTGTAGGCATTATTTTTGGTATTATTTTTGGTGCTGCTAATGCCTATTTAGGTCTAAGAGTCGGTTTGACCGTATCTACATCAATTCCTATTTCAGTGCTTTCAATTGCTGTTTTTCGTTTAGGTGTAAGTATTTGGGGAAAAAGTACAATTTTAGAGGCTAATTTAGCACAAACTATTGGTAGTGCTAGTTCTTCACTAGCGGCAGGAACAATTTTTACTATCCCAGCTTTGTTTTTATGGAATTCTCCACCGCAATATTGGCAAGTAGCAATACTAGCTTTATTAGGTGGAATTTTAGGTGTTTGTGCAATGATTCCACTTCGTAAACTCTTAATTGTACAAGCAGATGCAGAACTTCCTTATCCTGAAGGGCGGGCTTGTGCTGAAGTATTAAAAGCTTCTAAAGGTGATGCAGCAGGCTCTAAATGGATTTTTATTGGTTTAGGAGCAGGAATAATAATTAAGTTATCTTTAGGACTGCTTCATTTAACACCTGAACTAATAGAATATAACTTGCCTTGGTTGCCTAAAGCAGTTTTAGCTATAGAAGTTGCTCCAGCTTTAATGGCGGTTGGTTATATTGTGGGTTATCGTGCTTCTGGAATTATGGTTTCTGGTAGTTTAATTGCTGCTACGGTACTAATCCCATTATTTGCAATAATTGGCGATAGTTTAACGGCTCCACTATTTCCAGAAGTGTTAAGAAATAAAATCCCTATTCGTGAAATGGCGGCTGGACAAATTTGGTCATCTTATGTGCGTTATATAGGTGCTGGTGCTGTGGCAGCAGCAGGAACAATTGCTGTACTAACTGCACTTCCAACCATGTTTAGTTCTATAAAAGCAATTGTTAGTGGGTTGTCAAAAGATAAAAATGATGTAAATACCCCAAACAATCGTTTAGATACAGATTTACCTGGAGGAGTAATTATTGCTGGAGTTATTTTAGTAATTTTGGTTTTAGCTTTAGTTCCTGGGTTACTAGCAGGTAATCTTAGCTTGGTGCAAAGATTAGTTGCTGCTGGGGGAGTAGCTATTTTTGGTATATTATTTGTTGCTGTATCTTCTAGGATTGTAGGATTAATAGGAGTGTCAAGTAATCCTACTTCTGGTATGACGCTAGTAACATTGCTAGCTACTAGTGCAATATTTGTTTTTTAG
- a CDS encoding OPT/YSL family transporter, whose translation MCFLGWDSDTGAKLAVLTVGTVVCIAASKAGDISQDLKTGNLVGATPYRQQAGQLLSASIACWAVAGTVLALGQAYQFGSKELPAPQATLMKTVIEGVLSGSLPWGLVGVGVAFAIAAVLAGLPGLAFAIGLYLPLSSMTPIFVGGLVRRFTGGDGEKSDSSAGVLCASGLIAGEGLAGIAIAGAVGAKLLPKQSETILSGNTGIFAGLFIIGIVVTLLVLATKDKKKIA comes from the coding sequence ATTTGTTTTTTAGGATGGGACAGCGACACAGGAGCAAAATTAGCTGTTTTAACTGTTGGAACCGTAGTTTGTATTGCTGCTTCAAAAGCAGGTGATATTTCTCAAGACTTAAAAACAGGTAATTTAGTTGGTGCTACGCCTTATCGACAACAAGCAGGGCAATTATTAAGTGCTTCAATTGCTTGTTGGGCAGTTGCTGGAACGGTTTTGGCACTAGGTCAAGCCTATCAATTTGGCTCTAAAGAACTACCTGCACCACAAGCTACACTTATGAAAACTGTTATTGAAGGGGTTTTATCAGGCTCATTGCCTTGGGGTCTTGTAGGCGTTGGAGTAGCTTTTGCAATTGCTGCTGTACTAGCAGGTTTGCCGGGGCTAGCCTTTGCTATAGGTCTTTATCTTCCTCTTAGCTCTATGACACCTATTTTTGTTGGTGGGCTAGTACGTCGTTTTACAGGTGGTGATGGAGAAAAAAGTGACTCTAGCGCAGGTGTGTTATGTGCTTCAGGGTTGATTGCTGGTGAAGGACTGGCTGGAATTGCAATTGCTGGTGCAGTTGGAGCTAAACTTCTTCCTAAACAAAGCGAGACTATTTTAAGTGGAAATACAGGTATTTTTGCAGGTTTATTTATAATAGGAATAGTAGTAACATTACTTGTTTTAGCAACTAAAGATAAAAAGAAAATTGCTTAA
- a CDS encoding 3-dehydroquinate synthase, with amino-acid sequence MKETTTSINVELSGRSYNILIAVGLLKKCASKIPRVLSPHCRKIVVVSNKKVFALYGDILCQNLKTLGYQPLHFLIGDGERYKTLATAEKLFTFLIEQRLERRDALIALGGGVVGDLTGFVAATYLRGINYIQIPTSLLAQIDAAIGGKTAVNHKKGKNLIGAFHQPKLVIIDPNVLITLPKRELVAAIYEAIKYGVIADEKLFYLLEKEKNNILARNIDLLTEIIISCCKVKASVVSRDEHESGERQILNFGHTVGHALETVTNYKLFKHGEAVGYGMIAATLIANNLSLISSQQTEKIIKLINNYGRLPSTKKIVVETLLEVMQQDKKSLAGQLIFVLPEQIGRVIIGQTVPINVIHQVLQTL; translated from the coding sequence ATGAAAGAAACCACTACCAGCATAAATGTAGAACTTTCAGGTCGTAGCTATAATATTTTAATTGCAGTAGGGTTATTAAAAAAATGCGCTAGCAAAATTCCTAGAGTTTTATCACCTCATTGTAGAAAAATTGTAGTGGTTTCTAACAAAAAAGTTTTTGCACTTTATGGAGATATTCTTTGTCAGAACTTGAAAACTTTAGGTTATCAACCATTACATTTTTTAATTGGAGATGGAGAAAGATATAAAACTCTAGCTACAGCAGAAAAGCTTTTCACTTTTTTAATCGAACAACGCCTAGAACGTCGGGATGCTTTGATCGCTTTAGGTGGTGGTGTTGTAGGGGATTTAACAGGGTTTGTTGCTGCTACTTATTTAAGAGGAATTAATTATATTCAAATACCTACATCACTTCTTGCTCAAATAGATGCCGCTATTGGTGGCAAAACAGCAGTAAACCATAAAAAAGGAAAAAACTTAATAGGTGCTTTTCATCAACCAAAATTAGTAATTATTGATCCAAATGTACTGATTACATTACCTAAAAGAGAATTAGTAGCAGCTATATATGAAGCAATAAAATATGGAGTGATTGCTGATGAAAAGCTCTTTTATTTGTTAGAAAAAGAAAAAAACAATATATTAGCAAGAAATATTGATTTATTAACAGAAATAATTATTTCTTGTTGTAAAGTTAAAGCTAGTGTAGTTAGTCGAGATGAGCATGAAAGTGGAGAAAGACAAATTCTAAACTTTGGGCATACTGTAGGGCATGCTCTGGAAACAGTTACTAATTATAAGCTCTTTAAGCATGGAGAGGCTGTTGGTTATGGTATGATTGCTGCTACACTTATAGCTAATAACTTAAGTTTAATCTCTAGTCAACAAACAGAAAAAATTATTAAATTAATAAATAATTATGGTAGATTACCTAGTACAAAAAAAATAGTTGTAGAAACTTTATTAGAGGTTATGCAACAGGACAAAAAATCATTAGCAGGACAATTAATATTTGTGCTGCCAGAGCAAATAGGACGTGTTATTATTGGGCAAACAGTTCCTATTAATGTTATTCATCAAGTTTTGCAAACATTATAA
- a CDS encoding D-tyrosyl-tRNA(Tyr) deacylase, whose translation MRAVIQRVSAAKVSVEQQIVGSINKGLLILLGVAQIDNKADADYLVEKIINLRIFSDENNKMNLSLLDIKADLLVVSQFTLFGDCRRGRRPSYSDAALPKQAEELYIYFVNQAILTGINVQTGKFQAMMDVELINDGPVTILLDSKKAF comes from the coding sequence ATGCGTGCTGTAATACAAAGGGTTTCTGCTGCTAAAGTTAGCGTTGAACAACAAATTGTTGGGTCTATAAATAAAGGTTTATTAATTTTATTGGGTGTAGCTCAAATTGATAATAAAGCAGATGCTGATTATTTAGTAGAAAAGATTATTAATCTTCGCATTTTTTCAGATGAAAACAATAAAATGAACCTTTCTTTGCTAGATATAAAAGCAGATTTACTAGTAGTTTCCCAATTTACTTTATTTGGTGATTGTCGTCGTGGTCGCCGACCTTCTTATTCTGATGCTGCGCTGCCAAAACAAGCAGAAGAGTTGTATATTTATTTTGTTAATCAAGCAATTTTAACTGGAATAAATGTCCAAACAGGTAAGTTTCAAGCAATGATGGATGTAGAACTAATAAACGATGGCCCTGTCACAATTTTATTAGACAGTAAAAAAGCTTTTTAA
- the atpC gene encoding ATP synthase F1 subunit epsilon, with amino-acid sequence MAKLKLEIITPERLLLSQEVTEVQIPTLNGEVGILPGHTSLISKLAVAGILKYRDEGKEQVAVVGSGFVEIYADKVTILSSLAEKPQDINLENARRDLATAEQTLKLAEKDLDINITEALANVERATIRVQAAQNK; translated from the coding sequence ATGGCAAAGCTTAAATTAGAAATTATTACTCCTGAACGTTTACTTCTTTCACAAGAAGTAACAGAAGTCCAAATACCTACACTAAATGGTGAAGTAGGTATTTTACCTGGTCATACTTCATTAATTTCAAAGCTAGCAGTAGCTGGAATCTTAAAATATCGTGATGAAGGAAAAGAACAAGTAGCAGTTGTAGGTAGTGGATTTGTAGAAATTTATGCTGATAAGGTGACAATTCTTTCTAGTCTAGCAGAAAAACCTCAAGACATTAACCTTGAAAATGCTCGTCGTGATCTAGCAACAGCAGAACAAACATTAAAGCTAGCAGAAAAAGACTTAGATATTAATATCACAGAAGCATTAGCTAATGTAGAACGTGCTACTATTCGTGTTCAAGCTGCACAAAATAAATAG
- the atpD gene encoding F0F1 ATP synthase subunit beta: protein MNEGKVVQVIGPVIDVEFDAQHLPPIYQALRIVSDGFDVPNPIDIIVEVQQHLGEGRVRTVAMLPTEGLVRGMKAIDTGDGITVPVGSETLGRVMNVIGEPVDMKGPIQSKTRYPIHRHAPSFEEQSTEMQMLETGIKVIDLIQPFLRGGKIGLFGGAGVGKTVLIMELINNVAKERSGYSVFAGVGERTREGNDLWLEMQESGVIDPDDWRKSKAALVYGQMTEPPGARLRVALSGLTVAEYFREQGQDVLLFVDNIFRFTQAGSEVSALLGRMPSAVGYQPNLATEMGELQERITSTKTGSITSVQAIYVPADDLTDPAPATAFAHLDATTVLSRQIAELGIYPAVDPLDSTSRILDPNILGQEHYNTAQGVKRLLQRYKELQDIIAILGIDELSEEDKLVVARARKVQRFLSQPFHVAAQFTGLEGRFVKLADTIRSFKEILEGKHDDLPEQAFYLVGTIEEARKKGEQMKG from the coding sequence ATGAATGAAGGAAAAGTCGTGCAGGTAATCGGGCCTGTCATCGATGTGGAATTTGATGCACAACATCTCCCACCTATTTATCAAGCATTACGTATTGTTAGTGATGGTTTTGATGTTCCCAATCCTATTGATATTATCGTAGAAGTACAACAACATCTTGGTGAAGGCCGTGTTCGTACCGTAGCAATGCTACCAACAGAAGGTCTTGTTCGAGGCATGAAAGCAATTGATACTGGTGATGGTATTACCGTACCTGTAGGATCGGAAACTTTAGGACGGGTAATGAATGTTATTGGCGAGCCTGTAGATATGAAAGGCCCAATTCAATCTAAAACCCGTTATCCTATTCACCGTCACGCCCCTAGTTTTGAAGAGCAATCTACAGAAATGCAAATGCTAGAAACAGGTATTAAGGTTATAGACTTAATCCAGCCATTTTTGCGCGGTGGAAAAATTGGTTTGTTTGGTGGTGCAGGTGTAGGTAAAACCGTGTTGATTATGGAATTAATCAATAATGTGGCTAAAGAGCGTAGCGGTTATTCTGTGTTTGCTGGAGTAGGTGAGCGAACTCGTGAAGGTAATGATCTTTGGTTAGAAATGCAAGAATCAGGTGTAATTGATCCTGATGATTGGAGAAAATCTAAAGCTGCTCTAGTATATGGTCAGATGACAGAACCACCTGGCGCACGCTTAAGAGTTGCATTATCAGGACTTACAGTAGCAGAATATTTTCGCGAACAAGGTCAAGACGTGCTTTTATTCGTAGATAACATTTTCCGTTTTACTCAAGCAGGTTCTGAAGTATCTGCTCTTCTTGGTCGTATGCCATCAGCCGTAGGTTATCAACCTAACTTAGCAACAGAAATGGGCGAATTACAAGAACGTATTACTTCTACAAAAACAGGTTCTATTACTTCAGTACAAGCTATATATGTACCTGCTGATGACTTAACCGACCCAGCACCAGCAACAGCATTTGCCCACTTAGATGCAACAACAGTGCTTTCCAGACAAATTGCAGAATTGGGTATTTATCCAGCGGTAGATCCCCTAGATTCAACATCTCGTATTCTCGACCCAAATATTTTAGGACAAGAACACTATAATACGGCTCAAGGTGTAAAACGCTTACTGCAACGCTATAAAGAACTTCAAGATATCATTGCCATTTTAGGTATTGATGAGCTTTCAGAAGAAGATAAATTAGTTGTAGCTCGCGCACGTAAAGTTCAGCGTTTCTTATCTCAACCATTCCACGTAGCAGCCCAATTTACAGGTTTAGAAGGCCGATTTGTAAAATTAGCTGATACAATTCGTAGCTTTAAGGAAATCCTAGAAGGTAAACATGATGATTTACCAGAACAAGCCTTTTATTTAGTTGGTACAATTGAAGAAGCTCGCAAGAAGGGCGAACAAATGAAAGGTTAG
- a CDS encoding glycerate kinase, with product MDKIKILVAPSSFKQSMTAKTATKIIAKEIKKLLPQAKIWKIPLADGGAGTLVTLLKAMEGKVFSCLVSDPIGRKVSASYGIFADKTTAVVEMAASTGLSLLAENERNPMLASSYGFGQLINQTIENKKIKKFILGLGDTATVDGGIGMLQALGVRIWDNQGKEIGQGGQFLSQIAGLDANLAKEKLTNIEICIASDVENPLLGEMGAAKVFGPQKGATKEMVLELEKGLENWAKVLSNAADLDKDTISKIAGGGAAGGVAVGLISLFGAKIVSGSQLVVDAHKLNEKISQADLIFTGEGAIDSQTLQGKMPARLARLAKKSGVPLIAFTGHLAIDEGILQQNGFSLVVPIVDRVLNLNEAFLQAPNLLALATKRILQAMLLGTKHKNKFL from the coding sequence TTGGATAAAATAAAAATTTTAGTCGCTCCTAGTAGTTTTAAGCAGTCAATGACAGCTAAAACTGCTACAAAAATAATTGCTAAGGAAATAAAAAAGTTATTACCACAAGCTAAAATTTGGAAAATTCCTTTAGCTGATGGAGGGGCTGGAACGCTTGTAACTTTACTTAAGGCTATGGAAGGTAAAGTTTTTAGTTGTTTAGTTTCTGATCCTATTGGGCGCAAAGTTTCGGCAAGCTATGGAATTTTTGCTGATAAGACTACTGCTGTAGTGGAAATGGCTGCTAGTACAGGTCTGAGTCTATTAGCAGAAAATGAGCGTAATCCCATGCTAGCAAGTAGTTACGGATTTGGACAGTTAATTAATCAAACAATAGAAAATAAAAAAATAAAAAAATTTATTCTTGGATTAGGTGATACTGCTACGGTAGATGGTGGGATTGGAATGCTTCAAGCTTTAGGTGTTAGAATTTGGGACAATCAAGGGAAAGAAATTGGACAAGGAGGACAATTTCTTAGCCAAATAGCTGGACTAGATGCAAATTTGGCAAAAGAAAAATTAACTAATATAGAAATATGTATTGCTTCGGATGTGGAAAATCCTTTGCTAGGTGAAATGGGTGCAGCCAAAGTTTTTGGCCCTCAAAAAGGTGCTACTAAAGAAATGGTTTTAGAACTAGAAAAAGGTTTAGAAAATTGGGCAAAAGTTCTTTCAAATGCAGCAGATTTGGATAAAGACACCATCAGTAAAATTGCTGGTGGTGGGGCTGCTGGTGGTGTAGCAGTTGGGTTAATTTCGCTATTTGGAGCTAAAATTGTTTCTGGTAGCCAATTAGTTGTGGATGCTCATAAGTTAAATGAAAAGATTTCTCAGGCAGATTTGATTTTTACTGGTGAAGGTGCAATTGATAGTCAAACTTTGCAAGGAAAAATGCCTGCTCGACTGGCTCGACTGGCTAAAAAATCAGGAGTTCCTTTAATTGCTTTCACAGGACATTTAGCGATTGATGAGGGAATTTTGCAGCAAAATGGCTTTTCTCTGGTTGTGCCAATAGTTGATCGAGTCTTAAATTTGAATGAAGCTTTTCTTCAAGCACCTAACTTGCTTGCTTTAGCAACCAAACGCATTTTACAAGCCATGCTATTGGGTACAAAACACAAAAATAAATTCTTATAA
- a CDS encoding cobalamin-binding protein, producing the protein MKELFQKVRFPERIICLTEETTEILYLLGEGHRVVGISGYTVRPPEARAKPKVCAYITAKFDKIYSLKPDLIFAFSDLQADIVRELVKQGLNVVTFNQRSVNEILSMILSVGALIGCLEKAQKLVASLQADLDAIFELGQALPKRPKVFFEEWKDPLISGIRWVSELIEIAGGEDIFPELRNCQSGSERIVTADEVAKRNPDVIIASWCGRKVEKRFIRNRHAFAEVKAVQNNQIYEIKSTYILQPGPASLTDGVKQLKEIIRQVAMAD; encoded by the coding sequence GTGAAAGAGCTTTTTCAAAAGGTGCGCTTTCCAGAAAGAATTATTTGTTTAACAGAAGAAACAACAGAAATCCTTTATTTACTAGGTGAAGGACATCGTGTTGTTGGTATTTCTGGTTATACGGTACGCCCGCCCGAAGCAAGAGCTAAGCCTAAGGTTTGTGCTTATATCACAGCTAAATTTGATAAAATTTATAGCCTAAAACCAGATTTAATTTTTGCTTTTTCTGATTTACAAGCTGATATTGTTCGTGAACTAGTAAAACAAGGGCTAAACGTTGTAACTTTTAACCAAAGAAGCGTGAATGAAATTTTGAGCATGATTTTAAGTGTAGGCGCGTTGATTGGCTGTTTAGAAAAAGCTCAAAAGCTGGTAGCAAGCTTACAAGCTGATCTAGATGCTATTTTTGAGTTAGGACAAGCTCTTCCCAAACGTCCAAAAGTTTTTTTTGAAGAATGGAAAGACCCTTTAATTTCAGGTATTCGCTGGGTAAGCGAATTAATTGAGATTGCTGGGGGTGAAGATATTTTCCCTGAACTACGCAATTGTCAATCTGGTAGTGAGCGAATAGTTACAGCCGATGAAGTAGCAAAGCGAAATCCAGATGTGATTATTGCGTCTTGGTGTGGAAGAAAAGTAGAAAAACGTTTTATTCGTAATCGCCATGCTTTTGCAGAAGTTAAAGCAGTGCAAAATAATCAAATATATGAAATTAAATCTACTTATATCTTACAACCCGGCCCAGCATCTTTAACTGATGGAGTTAAACAATTAAAAGAGATTATTAGACAGGTAGCAATGGCAGATTAG
- the rfbD gene encoding dTDP-4-dehydrorhamnose reductase, translated as MRVLVTGASGLLGKSVTKYFQKDCKVAAFSRQELNIADLKAVEKAIKNFSPTVIINCAAMARVDACETDWASAKAANIDGPKNLAQQAKAVGAVLMHISTDYVFDGTKTSPYTIDDAPNPISAYGRSKLLGEQAVIENTTDYFIVRVARLFGLGGSNFGSKIFDYLQTAKQNGNKVKVCDYPVSQATYLPDLVVRLDEIIKKGKYGTYQVTSSGDIVSWYEFACLAIKMMGLEKDLLTIVDYPDLGLPALRPRYSALRCLLSEEIGLVSLPNWEIGLKEIYEHWQKGVK; from the coding sequence ATGAGAGTTTTAGTTACAGGTGCTAGTGGGTTGTTAGGAAAATCAGTAACAAAGTATTTTCAAAAAGACTGTAAGGTTGCTGCATTTAGCCGACAAGAATTAAATATTGCTGATCTAAAAGCTGTAGAAAAAGCTATTAAAAATTTTTCTCCAACAGTAATAATTAATTGTGCTGCAATGGCTAGGGTTGACGCTTGCGAAACAGATTGGGCATCAGCAAAAGCGGCTAATATTGATGGGCCAAAAAATCTTGCACAGCAAGCAAAAGCCGTTGGTGCTGTGCTTATGCACATTAGCACGGACTATGTTTTTGATGGAACAAAAACCTCACCGTACACAATTGATGATGCGCCTAATCCTATTTCTGCTTATGGTCGTTCTAAACTACTAGGTGAACAAGCAGTTATTGAAAATACAACAGATTATTTTATTGTTAGAGTAGCTAGGCTTTTTGGCTTAGGTGGAAGTAATTTTGGAAGCAAAATTTTTGACTACTTACAAACAGCTAAACAAAATGGAAATAAAGTAAAGGTCTGTGATTATCCTGTAAGTCAAGCTACTTATTTGCCTGATCTAGTTGTTCGCTTAGATGAGATTATTAAAAAAGGCAAATATGGAACTTATCAAGTAACTAGTAGCGGTGACATAGTTTCTTGGTACGAATTTGCATGTTTAGCAATTAAAATGATGGGACTAGAAAAAGATTTGCTCACTATTGTTGATTACCCAGATTTAGGACTGCCCGCCTTACGTCCTCGCTATAGTGCTTTAAGATGCTTATTATCTGAAGAAATTGGGCTTGTAAGTTTGCCAAATTGGGAAATTGGACTAAAAGAAATTTATGAGCATTGGCAAAAAGGGGTTAAATAG